From Tiliqua scincoides isolate rTilSci1 chromosome 2, rTilSci1.hap2, whole genome shotgun sequence, the proteins below share one genomic window:
- the FBXW9 gene encoding F-box/WD repeat-containing protein 9 isoform X1, with protein MDAGPDFSTENQGSDNDSDTECKDDPDAQAQEYIERVLGSKRSAQCLPPESLSIGGRTRASEHRSPPLELKKSPISDETDSQLLSLPLELILEICSYLQARFVLGVLPLVCRTLRDIVQDEVTWRIRLQKRIGSCYPVVEDAEFNWPTACIELEEHLQQWTENGKNAEYFSLADGHFASVDSVLLLQGGELCVSGSRDRNVNLWDLRQLDGAPEKVLVKALGTERNGTHRGWVWSLAARDDRVCSGSWDSTVKLWDMAADGQQFGEIRGKAAVLCLSYLPDILVTGTYDKKVTVYDPRAAQALVKSRKLHSSAVLSLAADEHYIISASEDRTLVCFDRRANSVLQKLHLDSYLLSMSYQGAQLWAGDNLGLLYVFENRGGSFQNIRYFDVGHRSQITGVQHSLGTLYTTSTDKTLRIHVPTDPPKVICTRTHSCVLNGISIDGNVAVAASGGFSLEVWRLGVC; from the exons ATGGATGCTGGTCCTGATTTTTCTACTGAAAACCAAGGTTCTGACAATGATTCTGACACAGAGTGCAAAGACGATCCAGATGCTCAGGCTCAGGAGTACATTGAACGTGTTCTTGGTTCAAAGAGGTCCGCCCAGTGCCTGCCCCCTGAGTCTCTTTCAATAGGTGGTAGGACCCGAGCTTCAGAGCACAGGTCTCCTCCGCTAGAGCTAAAAAAGTCTCCAATTAGTGATGAAACTGATTCACAGCTGTTGTCTCTTCCTCTGGAGTTGATCTTGGAGATCTGTTCCTACCTGCAGGCCAGGTTTGTTCTGGGTGTCCTTCCTTTGGTCTGCCGGACACTGAGGGACATTGTGCAGGATGAAGTCACTTGGAGAATTCGCTTGCAGAAGAGAATTGGTAGCTGCTACCCAGTTGTGGAAG ATGCTGAATTTAACTGGCCAACTGCCTGCATTGAACTAGAGGAGCACCTCCAACAATGGACAGAGAATGGCAAGAATGCAGAATACTTTTCCCTTGCTGATGGTCATTTTGCCTCCGTTGATTCTGTACTACTCCTTCAG GGTGGGGAACTCTGTGTGTCGGGTTCTCGAGACCGAAATGTCAACTTGTGGGACCTGAGACAGTTGGATGGAGCACCAGAAAAAGTGTTGGTGAAGGCACTGGGAACGGAACGTAATGGCACACACAGG GGATGGGTTTGGTCACTGGCTGCAAGAGATGACCGGGTGTGCTCAGGCTCCTGGGACAGCACAGTGAAGCTCTGGGacatggctgctgatgggcagcAGTTTGGAGAAATCAG AGGGAAAGCAGCTGTGCTGTGCCTCTCTTATTTGCCTGACATCCTGGTGACTGGAACTTATGACAAGAAAGTGACTGTCTATGATCCACGAG CTGCTCAAGCCCTAGTGAAGAGCCGCAAGCTTCATTCCAGTGCAGTCTTATCCCTGGCAGCTGATGAGCATTATATCATCTCTGCCAGCGAGGATCGAACGCTGGTGTGTTTTGACAGGCGGGCCAACAGTGTCCTCCAGAAACTACAT CTGGATTCCTACCTCCTCTCCATGTCTTACCAGGGTGCTCAACTGTGGGCTGGTGACAATCTTGGGCTGCTGTATGTCTTTGAGAACAGAGGAGGAAGCTTCCAAAACATCCGG TACTTTGATGTGGGTCATCGCTCCCAGATCACCGGCGTTCAACACTCATTGGGCACACTGTATACAACTTCTACTGACAAGACACTGCGT ATTCATGTTCCCACAGATCCACCAAAGGTTATCTGTACACGGACACACAGCTGCGTTCTCAATGGG ATCAGCATTGATGGGAACGTGGCCGTGGCTGCCTCAGGTGGCTTCTCCTTGGAGGTCTGGAGACTTGGTGTGTGCTGA
- the FBXW9 gene encoding F-box/WD repeat-containing protein 9 isoform X2, producing the protein MDAGPDFSTENQGSDNDSDTECKDDPDAQAQEYIERVLGSKRSAQCLPPESLSIGGRTRASEHRSPPLELKKSPISDETDSQLLSLPLELILEICSYLQARFVLGVLPLVCRTLRDIVQDEVTWRIRLQKRIGSCYPVVEDAEFNWPTACIELEEHLQQWTENGKNAEYFSLADGHFASVDSVLLLQGGELCVSGSRDRNVNLWDLRQLDGAPEKVLVKALGTERNGTHRGWVWSLAARDDRVCSGSWDSTVKLWDMAADGQQFGEIRGKAAVLCLSYLPDILVTGTYDKKVTVYDPRAAQALVKSRKLHSSAVLSLAADEHYIISASEDRTLVCFDRRANSVLQKLHLDSYLLSMSYQGAQLWAGDNLGLLYVFENRGGSFQNIRVC; encoded by the exons ATGGATGCTGGTCCTGATTTTTCTACTGAAAACCAAGGTTCTGACAATGATTCTGACACAGAGTGCAAAGACGATCCAGATGCTCAGGCTCAGGAGTACATTGAACGTGTTCTTGGTTCAAAGAGGTCCGCCCAGTGCCTGCCCCCTGAGTCTCTTTCAATAGGTGGTAGGACCCGAGCTTCAGAGCACAGGTCTCCTCCGCTAGAGCTAAAAAAGTCTCCAATTAGTGATGAAACTGATTCACAGCTGTTGTCTCTTCCTCTGGAGTTGATCTTGGAGATCTGTTCCTACCTGCAGGCCAGGTTTGTTCTGGGTGTCCTTCCTTTGGTCTGCCGGACACTGAGGGACATTGTGCAGGATGAAGTCACTTGGAGAATTCGCTTGCAGAAGAGAATTGGTAGCTGCTACCCAGTTGTGGAAG ATGCTGAATTTAACTGGCCAACTGCCTGCATTGAACTAGAGGAGCACCTCCAACAATGGACAGAGAATGGCAAGAATGCAGAATACTTTTCCCTTGCTGATGGTCATTTTGCCTCCGTTGATTCTGTACTACTCCTTCAG GGTGGGGAACTCTGTGTGTCGGGTTCTCGAGACCGAAATGTCAACTTGTGGGACCTGAGACAGTTGGATGGAGCACCAGAAAAAGTGTTGGTGAAGGCACTGGGAACGGAACGTAATGGCACACACAGG GGATGGGTTTGGTCACTGGCTGCAAGAGATGACCGGGTGTGCTCAGGCTCCTGGGACAGCACAGTGAAGCTCTGGGacatggctgctgatgggcagcAGTTTGGAGAAATCAG AGGGAAAGCAGCTGTGCTGTGCCTCTCTTATTTGCCTGACATCCTGGTGACTGGAACTTATGACAAGAAAGTGACTGTCTATGATCCACGAG CTGCTCAAGCCCTAGTGAAGAGCCGCAAGCTTCATTCCAGTGCAGTCTTATCCCTGGCAGCTGATGAGCATTATATCATCTCTGCCAGCGAGGATCGAACGCTGGTGTGTTTTGACAGGCGGGCCAACAGTGTCCTCCAGAAACTACAT CTGGATTCCTACCTCCTCTCCATGTCTTACCAGGGTGCTCAACTGTGGGCTGGTGACAATCTTGGGCTGCTGTATGTCTTTGAGAACAGAGGAGGAAGCTTCCAAAACATCCGGGTATGCTGA